A single region of the Malaclemys terrapin pileata isolate rMalTer1 chromosome 4, rMalTer1.hap1, whole genome shotgun sequence genome encodes:
- the LOC128835442 gene encoding olfactory receptor 1052-like, translating into MTWSNCTEATEFIFSGFTDRLEFQITLFVVFLVIYVVTLLGNLGIIVLIRLDSQLHIPMYFFLSNLAFVDFWYSTFITPKFLADVIAERKVISYAACVCQYCFVSFFGVTESFLLAVMAYDRYVAICNPLLYTALMSPRLCIQLVAGSFLAGFVNGMIQTITTLKLSFCGPNVIDLFFCDISPLLSLSCSDTSIYHMILLAVACVAGVFTSLIIFISYVFILSTILKIRSTEGKRKGFNTCTSHLTIVTIFYGTALFIYMQPNTKHSRGQEKVVSVFYTMVTPMLNPLIYSLRNKEVKNALKRIIELSFFP; encoded by the coding sequence ATGACCTGGTCAAATTGCACTGAAGCAACAGAATTCATTTTCTCAGGATTCACAGATCGTCTAGAGTTTCAGATCACCCTCTTTGTAGTGTTCCTAGTGATCTATGTGGTTACCCTGCTGGGGAATCTTGGGATAATCGTGCTAATCAGGCTGGATTCTCAGCTACACATTCCCATGTACTTTTTCCTCAGTAATTTGGCTTTTGTAGATTTCTGGTATTCCACATTCATCACTCCCAAGTTCTTAGCTGACGTGATAGCAGAGAGGAAAGTCATATCTTATGCTGCATGTGTATGTCAATACTGTTTTGTCAGTTTCTTTGGGGTTACTGAGTCTTTCCTCCTGGCTGTCATGGCATACGACCGTTACGTGGCCATCTGTAACCCCCTGCTTTATACAGCTCTCATGTCCCCGAGACTCTGTATCCAGCTGGTGGCTGGGTCATTCCTAGCTGGGTTTGTAAATGGAATGATCCAAACTATTACCACGTTAAAATTATCCTTCTGTGGCCCCAATGTCATTGACCTGTTCTTCTGTGACATCTCCCCGCTGTTATCACTCTCCTGCTCCGATACCAGCATCTATCACATGATCCTTTTGGCCGTGGCTTGTGTGGCTGGGGTGTTCACCAGCCTAATTATCTTCATCTCCTATGTTTTCATCCTCTCCACCATCCTGAAGATCAGGTCCACCGAGGGGAAGCGCAAAGGGTTCAATACCTGCACCTCCCACTTGACGATCGTCACCATATTCTATGGCACTGCTCTATTTATCTATATGCAGCCCAACACCAAACATTCACGGGGTCAGGAAAAAGTGGTCTCAGTGTTCTATACGATGGTGACCCCCATGTTGAACCCCttgatctacagcctgaggaacaaagaggtgAAGAACGCTTTGAAAAGGATCATAGAACTGAGTTTTTTTCCCTAG
- the LOC128835420 gene encoding olfactory receptor 1052-like, which translates to MTWSNCTEATEFIFSGFTDRPEFQITLFVVFLVIYVVTLLGNLGIIMLIRLDSQLHIPMYFFLSNLAFVDFWYSTFITPKFLADVIAERKVISYAACVCQYCFVSFFGVTESFLLAVMAYDRYVAICNPLLYTALMSPRLCIQLVVGSFLAGFVNGMIQTITTLKLSFCGPNVIDLFFCDISPLLSLSCSDTSIYHMILLAVACVTGVFTSLIIFISYVFILSTILKIRSTEGKRKGFNTCTSHLTIVTIFYGTALFIYMQPNTKHSRGQEKVVSVFYTMVTPMLNPLIYSLRNKEVKNALKRVIELSFFP; encoded by the coding sequence ATGACCTGGTCAAATTGCACTGAAGCAACAGAATTCATTTTCTCAGGATTCACAGATCGTCCAGAGTTTCAGATCACCCTCTTTGTAGTGTTCCTAGTGATCTATGTGGTTACCCTGCTGGGGAATCTTGGGATAATCATGCTAATCAGGCTGGATTCTCAGCTACACATTCCCATGTACTTTTTCCTCAGTAATTTGGCTTTTGTAGATTTCTGGTATTCCACATTCATCACTCCCAAGTTCTTAGCTGACGTGATAGCAGAGAGGAAAGTCATATCTTATGCTGCGTGTGTATGTCAATACTGTTTTGTCAGTTTCTTTGGGGTTACTGAGTCTTTCCTCCTGGCTGTCATGGCGTACGACCGTTACGTGGCCATCTGTAACCCCCTGCTTTATACAGCTCTCATGTCCCCGAGACTCTGTATCCAGCTGGTGGTTGGGTCATTCCTAGCTGGGTTTGTAAATGGAATGATCCAAACTATTACCACGTTAAAATTATCCTTTTGTGGCCCCAATGTCATTGACCTGTTCTTCTGTGACATCTCCCCGCTGTTATCACTCTCCTGCTCCGATACCAGCATCTATCACATGATCCTTTTGGCCGTGGCTTGTGTGACTGGGGTGTTCACCAGCCTGATTATCTTCATCTCCTATGTTTTCATCCTCTCCACCATCCTGAAGATCAGGTCCACCGAGGGGAAGCGCAAAGGGTTCAACACCTGCACCTCCCACTTGACGATCGTCACCATATTCTATGGCACTGCTCTATTTATCTATATGCAGCCCAACACCAAACATTCACGGGGTCAGGAAAAAGTGGTCTCAGTGTTCTATACGATGGTGACCCCCATGTTGAACCCCttgatctacagcctgaggaacaaagaggtgAAGAACGCTTTGAAAAGGGTCATAGAACTGAGTTTTTTTCCCTAG